From the genome of Silurus meridionalis isolate SWU-2019-XX chromosome 20, ASM1480568v1, whole genome shotgun sequence, one region includes:
- the capn10 gene encoding calpain-10 isoform X4 encodes MDCIPISSHKLEEKRDDLVTMEMTTEKDGLFEDPNFTADDSALFSDYTTPLSRLTGKVTWLRPEQICKSPCLLPDDLTEAYPKQGILGDCWLLCACNMLLKSRYLLDKVMPPGQCVWGQRGYTGQFRFQFWRNGNWTEVRIDDRLPCIYSKPCFSRCHCPKAFWVSLLEKAYAKLHGSYERLWAGQVCEAVVDLSGGVAERWSLKKSVNTPEGRSLFPELSEEIRKQSYICCCVHDAPTDEPLWRPLKGAAERRRRRSQTFISIVCNKHSGTSEQGQFHALSVMEWKDVKTSAGAIVQLLQIRNPWGRRCWEGAWTERGTGWTLLDPSCSADLLGHTKEGEFWIDQCEFQQKFDEVTVGYPISEDHHLQSIYTGSILTHTQQVREGGEVLISLLQHGPWSSQQISKKGQSVGSTHQHPYYQAIALHIWKVDKKRFNLTRTVNSIPSASSHTHTYEREVVVHTHLSAGLYLVVPSTFLQGAQGHFLLRVHSTCPTYLSAVKVSVQQEERVGGGEWDMASVSGCWTVGCTAGGGRNFPSHGQNPHVPLIVTYDPGGTNVKVMLRQHSPENALHAIGFHIYKVPGEVDCMEISGTVCPVVSCVPHSHSQEVSIQCRLPPAGYVILPSTYQPGCSAEYTLTITQKIPRKAISCQEHLGQAVQEIECHSSRLHSIHCLKIRCKISKNCYFPCLCDGAVVF; translated from the exons ATTTGGTTACCATGGAGATGACCACTGAGAAGGATGGGCTCTTTGAGGATCCAAACTTCACAGCTGATGACTCCGCCCTCTTTTCGGACTACACCACGCCTCTTTCCAGGCTTACAGGAAAAGTTACCTGGCTCCGACCTGAG CAAATCTGTAAGAGTCCATGTCTCCTCCCTGATGACTTGACTGAGGCTTACCCAAAGCAAGGCATTCTGGGGGACTGCTGGCTGTTGTGTGCTTGTAACATGCTGTTGAAGAGCCGCTATTTACTGGACAAG GTGATGCCCCCTGGACAGTGCGTGTGGGGGCAGAGAGGTTACACTGGTCAGTTTCGGTTCCAATTTTGGAGGAATGGTAATTGGACAGAAGTTCGGATAGACGATCGACTACCATGTATCTACAGCAAACCCTGTTTCTCTCGCTGTCATTGCCCCAAAGCTTTCTGGGTTTCATTGTTGGAGAAAGCATATGCAAA GCTACATGGTTCATATGAGCGTTTATGGGCAGGACAGGTGTGTGAAGCAGTGGTGGACCTGAGTGGTGGTGTGGCTGAGCGCTggagtttaaaaaaatctgtgaacACACCTGAAGGAAGGAGTTTGTTCCCTGAGCTCTCAGAGGAAATAAGAAAGCAGAGCTACATTTGTTGCTGTGTACATGACGCCCCTACAG ATgaaccgctgtggcgacccctaaagggagcagccgaaagaagaaggagaagatctCAAACATTCATTAGTATTGTCTGTAATAAGCATTCAG GTACTTCTGAGCAGGGCCAGTTTCATGCTTTGAGTGTAATGGAATGGAAAGATGTGAAAACAAGTGCTGGAGCAATAGTTCAGCTGTTGCAGATACGAAACCCATGGGGCAGGAGGTGCTGGGAAGGAGCCTGGACTGAGAG AGGAACAGGGTGGACTTTACTGGACCCTTCATGCTCTGCAGATCTGTTGGGCCACACAAAGGAGGGGGAATTCTGGATAGATCAGTGTGAATTCCAGCAGAAATTTGATGAGGTCACTGTAGGATATCCAATCAGTGAGGATCATCATCTTCAGAGTATTTACACCG GTTCTATCTTGACTCACACCCAGCAG GTTCGGGAAGGAGGAGAGGTGCTCATTTCACTTCTGCAGCATGGACCATGGAGCTCACAGCAGATTTCCAAGAAAGGGCAATCAGTTGGCAGCACTCATCAGCACCCATACTATCAGGCCATTGCACTGCACATATGGAAG GTGGACAAAAAGCGTTTTAATTTGACCAGGACAGTTAACTCTATACCCTCTGcatcctcacatacacacacatatgagcGTGAGGTAGtggtacacacacatttaagtgCTGGGCTTTACCTGGTTGTGCCCAGCACCTTCCTACAGGGAGCACAGGGGCACTTTCTTCTTCGAGTGCATTCTACCTGCCCCACATATCTCAG tGCAGTAAAGGTGAGTGTGCAGCAGGAGGAGCGTGTAGGAGGTGGAGAATGGGACATGGCAAGTGTAAGCGGCTGCTGGACAGTTGGCTGTACAGCTGGAGGAGGTCGGAACTTTCCATCACATGGGCAGAACCCTCATGTTCCCCTCATAGTGACTTATGACCCTGGTGGGACAAACGTTAAAGTCATGCTACGCCAGCATAGCCCAGAGAACGCTCTTCATGCCATTGGCTTTCATATTTATAAG gttccTGGTGAAGTTGACTGCATGGAGATATCAGGTACAGTGTGCCCTGTGGTGAGTTGCGttcctcactctcactctcaagAAGTCAGTATCCAGTGCAGGCTGCCCCCTGCTGGTTATGTCATTCTGCCCTCCACATACCAGCCAGGCTGCAGTGCAGAATACACCCTCACCATCACACAGAAAATACCAAG GAAAGCAATAAGCTGTCAGGAGCATTTGGGCCAGGCAGTTCAGGAG ATTGAATGTCATTCCTCTCGTTTACATTCCATCCACTGTCTGAAGATTAGATGTAAAATCTCCAAAAATTGCT ACTTCCCATGTCTCTGTGATGGGGCTGTAGTGTTTTGA
- the capn10 gene encoding calpain-10 isoform X1, which translates to MDCIPISSHKLEEKRDDLVTMEMTTEKDGLFEDPNFTADDSALFSDYTTPLSRLTGKVTWLRPEQICKSPCLLPDDLTEAYPKQGILGDCWLLCACNMLLKSRYLLDKVMPPGQCVWGQRGYTGQFRFQFWRNGNWTEVRIDDRLPCIYSKPCFSRCHCPKAFWVSLLEKAYAKLHGSYERLWAGQVCEAVVDLSGGVAERWSLKKSVNTPEGRSLFPELSEEIRKQSYICCCVHDAPTDEPLWRPLKGAAERRRRRSQTFISIVCNKHSGTSEQGQFHALSVMEWKDVKTSAGAIVQLLQIRNPWGRRCWEGAWTERGTGWTLLDPSCSADLLGHTKEGEFWIDQCEFQQKFDEVTVGYPISEDHHLQSIYTGSILTHTQQVGGSWVKGYSAGGCRNNSSYSSNPKFWLKVREGGEVLISLLQHGPWSSQQISKKGQSVGSTHQHPYYQAIALHIWKVDKKRFNLTRTVNSIPSASSHTHTYEREVVVHTHLSAGLYLVVPSTFLQGAQGHFLLRVHSTCPTYLSAVKVSVQQEERVGGGEWDMASVSGCWTVGCTAGGGRNFPSHGQNPHVPLIVTYDPGGTNVKVMLRQHSPENALHAIGFHIYKVPGEVDCMEISGTVCPVVSCVPHSHSQEVSIQCRLPPAGYVILPSTYQPGCSAEYTLTITQKIPRKAISCQEHLGQAVQEIECHSSRLHSIHCLKIRCKISKNCYFPCLCDGAVVF; encoded by the exons ATTTGGTTACCATGGAGATGACCACTGAGAAGGATGGGCTCTTTGAGGATCCAAACTTCACAGCTGATGACTCCGCCCTCTTTTCGGACTACACCACGCCTCTTTCCAGGCTTACAGGAAAAGTTACCTGGCTCCGACCTGAG CAAATCTGTAAGAGTCCATGTCTCCTCCCTGATGACTTGACTGAGGCTTACCCAAAGCAAGGCATTCTGGGGGACTGCTGGCTGTTGTGTGCTTGTAACATGCTGTTGAAGAGCCGCTATTTACTGGACAAG GTGATGCCCCCTGGACAGTGCGTGTGGGGGCAGAGAGGTTACACTGGTCAGTTTCGGTTCCAATTTTGGAGGAATGGTAATTGGACAGAAGTTCGGATAGACGATCGACTACCATGTATCTACAGCAAACCCTGTTTCTCTCGCTGTCATTGCCCCAAAGCTTTCTGGGTTTCATTGTTGGAGAAAGCATATGCAAA GCTACATGGTTCATATGAGCGTTTATGGGCAGGACAGGTGTGTGAAGCAGTGGTGGACCTGAGTGGTGGTGTGGCTGAGCGCTggagtttaaaaaaatctgtgaacACACCTGAAGGAAGGAGTTTGTTCCCTGAGCTCTCAGAGGAAATAAGAAAGCAGAGCTACATTTGTTGCTGTGTACATGACGCCCCTACAG ATgaaccgctgtggcgacccctaaagggagcagccgaaagaagaaggagaagatctCAAACATTCATTAGTATTGTCTGTAATAAGCATTCAG GTACTTCTGAGCAGGGCCAGTTTCATGCTTTGAGTGTAATGGAATGGAAAGATGTGAAAACAAGTGCTGGAGCAATAGTTCAGCTGTTGCAGATACGAAACCCATGGGGCAGGAGGTGCTGGGAAGGAGCCTGGACTGAGAG AGGAACAGGGTGGACTTTACTGGACCCTTCATGCTCTGCAGATCTGTTGGGCCACACAAAGGAGGGGGAATTCTGGATAGATCAGTGTGAATTCCAGCAGAAATTTGATGAGGTCACTGTAGGATATCCAATCAGTGAGGATCATCATCTTCAGAGTATTTACACCG GTTCTATCTTGACTCACACCCAGCAGGTAGGCGGCTCTTGGGTCAAAGGCTACTCAGCTGGAGGTTGCCGTAATAACAGCAGCTATAGCAGCAATCCTAAATTCTGGTTAAAGGTTCGGGAAGGAGGAGAGGTGCTCATTTCACTTCTGCAGCATGGACCATGGAGCTCACAGCAGATTTCCAAGAAAGGGCAATCAGTTGGCAGCACTCATCAGCACCCATACTATCAGGCCATTGCACTGCACATATGGAAG GTGGACAAAAAGCGTTTTAATTTGACCAGGACAGTTAACTCTATACCCTCTGcatcctcacatacacacacatatgagcGTGAGGTAGtggtacacacacatttaagtgCTGGGCTTTACCTGGTTGTGCCCAGCACCTTCCTACAGGGAGCACAGGGGCACTTTCTTCTTCGAGTGCATTCTACCTGCCCCACATATCTCAG tGCAGTAAAGGTGAGTGTGCAGCAGGAGGAGCGTGTAGGAGGTGGAGAATGGGACATGGCAAGTGTAAGCGGCTGCTGGACAGTTGGCTGTACAGCTGGAGGAGGTCGGAACTTTCCATCACATGGGCAGAACCCTCATGTTCCCCTCATAGTGACTTATGACCCTGGTGGGACAAACGTTAAAGTCATGCTACGCCAGCATAGCCCAGAGAACGCTCTTCATGCCATTGGCTTTCATATTTATAAG gttccTGGTGAAGTTGACTGCATGGAGATATCAGGTACAGTGTGCCCTGTGGTGAGTTGCGttcctcactctcactctcaagAAGTCAGTATCCAGTGCAGGCTGCCCCCTGCTGGTTATGTCATTCTGCCCTCCACATACCAGCCAGGCTGCAGTGCAGAATACACCCTCACCATCACACAGAAAATACCAAG GAAAGCAATAAGCTGTCAGGAGCATTTGGGCCAGGCAGTTCAGGAG ATTGAATGTCATTCCTCTCGTTTACATTCCATCCACTGTCTGAAGATTAGATGTAAAATCTCCAAAAATTGCT ACTTCCCATGTCTCTGTGATGGGGCTGTAGTGTTTTGA
- the capn10 gene encoding calpain-10 isoform X2, giving the protein MEMTTEKDGLFEDPNFTADDSALFSDYTTPLSRLTGKVTWLRPEQICKSPCLLPDDLTEAYPKQGILGDCWLLCACNMLLKSRYLLDKVMPPGQCVWGQRGYTGQFRFQFWRNGNWTEVRIDDRLPCIYSKPCFSRCHCPKAFWVSLLEKAYAKLHGSYERLWAGQVCEAVVDLSGGVAERWSLKKSVNTPEGRSLFPELSEEIRKQSYICCCVHDAPTDEPLWRPLKGAAERRRRRSQTFISIVCNKHSGTSEQGQFHALSVMEWKDVKTSAGAIVQLLQIRNPWGRRCWEGAWTERGTGWTLLDPSCSADLLGHTKEGEFWIDQCEFQQKFDEVTVGYPISEDHHLQSIYTGSILTHTQQVGGSWVKGYSAGGCRNNSSYSSNPKFWLKVREGGEVLISLLQHGPWSSQQISKKGQSVGSTHQHPYYQAIALHIWKVDKKRFNLTRTVNSIPSASSHTHTYEREVVVHTHLSAGLYLVVPSTFLQGAQGHFLLRVHSTCPTYLSAVKVSVQQEERVGGGEWDMASVSGCWTVGCTAGGGRNFPSHGQNPHVPLIVTYDPGGTNVKVMLRQHSPENALHAIGFHIYKVPGEVDCMEISGTVCPVVSCVPHSHSQEVSIQCRLPPAGYVILPSTYQPGCSAEYTLTITQKIPRKAISCQEHLGQAVQEIECHSSRLHSIHCLKIRCKISKNCYFPCLCDGAVVF; this is encoded by the exons ATGGAGATGACCACTGAGAAGGATGGGCTCTTTGAGGATCCAAACTTCACAGCTGATGACTCCGCCCTCTTTTCGGACTACACCACGCCTCTTTCCAGGCTTACAGGAAAAGTTACCTGGCTCCGACCTGAG CAAATCTGTAAGAGTCCATGTCTCCTCCCTGATGACTTGACTGAGGCTTACCCAAAGCAAGGCATTCTGGGGGACTGCTGGCTGTTGTGTGCTTGTAACATGCTGTTGAAGAGCCGCTATTTACTGGACAAG GTGATGCCCCCTGGACAGTGCGTGTGGGGGCAGAGAGGTTACACTGGTCAGTTTCGGTTCCAATTTTGGAGGAATGGTAATTGGACAGAAGTTCGGATAGACGATCGACTACCATGTATCTACAGCAAACCCTGTTTCTCTCGCTGTCATTGCCCCAAAGCTTTCTGGGTTTCATTGTTGGAGAAAGCATATGCAAA GCTACATGGTTCATATGAGCGTTTATGGGCAGGACAGGTGTGTGAAGCAGTGGTGGACCTGAGTGGTGGTGTGGCTGAGCGCTggagtttaaaaaaatctgtgaacACACCTGAAGGAAGGAGTTTGTTCCCTGAGCTCTCAGAGGAAATAAGAAAGCAGAGCTACATTTGTTGCTGTGTACATGACGCCCCTACAG ATgaaccgctgtggcgacccctaaagggagcagccgaaagaagaaggagaagatctCAAACATTCATTAGTATTGTCTGTAATAAGCATTCAG GTACTTCTGAGCAGGGCCAGTTTCATGCTTTGAGTGTAATGGAATGGAAAGATGTGAAAACAAGTGCTGGAGCAATAGTTCAGCTGTTGCAGATACGAAACCCATGGGGCAGGAGGTGCTGGGAAGGAGCCTGGACTGAGAG AGGAACAGGGTGGACTTTACTGGACCCTTCATGCTCTGCAGATCTGTTGGGCCACACAAAGGAGGGGGAATTCTGGATAGATCAGTGTGAATTCCAGCAGAAATTTGATGAGGTCACTGTAGGATATCCAATCAGTGAGGATCATCATCTTCAGAGTATTTACACCG GTTCTATCTTGACTCACACCCAGCAGGTAGGCGGCTCTTGGGTCAAAGGCTACTCAGCTGGAGGTTGCCGTAATAACAGCAGCTATAGCAGCAATCCTAAATTCTGGTTAAAGGTTCGGGAAGGAGGAGAGGTGCTCATTTCACTTCTGCAGCATGGACCATGGAGCTCACAGCAGATTTCCAAGAAAGGGCAATCAGTTGGCAGCACTCATCAGCACCCATACTATCAGGCCATTGCACTGCACATATGGAAG GTGGACAAAAAGCGTTTTAATTTGACCAGGACAGTTAACTCTATACCCTCTGcatcctcacatacacacacatatgagcGTGAGGTAGtggtacacacacatttaagtgCTGGGCTTTACCTGGTTGTGCCCAGCACCTTCCTACAGGGAGCACAGGGGCACTTTCTTCTTCGAGTGCATTCTACCTGCCCCACATATCTCAG tGCAGTAAAGGTGAGTGTGCAGCAGGAGGAGCGTGTAGGAGGTGGAGAATGGGACATGGCAAGTGTAAGCGGCTGCTGGACAGTTGGCTGTACAGCTGGAGGAGGTCGGAACTTTCCATCACATGGGCAGAACCCTCATGTTCCCCTCATAGTGACTTATGACCCTGGTGGGACAAACGTTAAAGTCATGCTACGCCAGCATAGCCCAGAGAACGCTCTTCATGCCATTGGCTTTCATATTTATAAG gttccTGGTGAAGTTGACTGCATGGAGATATCAGGTACAGTGTGCCCTGTGGTGAGTTGCGttcctcactctcactctcaagAAGTCAGTATCCAGTGCAGGCTGCCCCCTGCTGGTTATGTCATTCTGCCCTCCACATACCAGCCAGGCTGCAGTGCAGAATACACCCTCACCATCACACAGAAAATACCAAG GAAAGCAATAAGCTGTCAGGAGCATTTGGGCCAGGCAGTTCAGGAG ATTGAATGTCATTCCTCTCGTTTACATTCCATCCACTGTCTGAAGATTAGATGTAAAATCTCCAAAAATTGCT ACTTCCCATGTCTCTGTGATGGGGCTGTAGTGTTTTGA
- the capn10 gene encoding calpain-10 isoform X5: MDCIPISSHKLEEKRDDLVTMEMTTEKDGLFEDPNFTADDSALFSDYTTPLSRLTGKVTWLRPEQICKSPCLLPDDLTEAYPKQGILGDCWLLCACNMLLKSRYLLDKVMPPGQCVWGQRGYTGQFRFQFWRNGNWTEVRIDDRLPCIYSKPCFSRCHCPKAFWVSLLEKAYAKLHGSYERLWAGQVCEAVVDLSGGVAERWSLKKSVNTPEGRSLFPELSEEIRKQSYICCCVHDAPTGTSEQGQFHALSVMEWKDVKTSAGAIVQLLQIRNPWGRRCWEGAWTERGTGWTLLDPSCSADLLGHTKEGEFWIDQCEFQQKFDEVTVGYPISEDHHLQSIYTGSILTHTQQVGGSWVKGYSAGGCRNNSSYSSNPKFWLKVREGGEVLISLLQHGPWSSQQISKKGQSVGSTHQHPYYQAIALHIWKVDKKRFNLTRTVNSIPSASSHTHTYEREVVVHTHLSAGLYLVVPSTFLQGAQGHFLLRVHSTCPTYLSAVKVSVQQEERVGGGEWDMASVSGCWTVGCTAGGGRNFPSHGQNPHVPLIVTYDPGGTNVKVMLRQHSPENALHAIGFHIYKVPGEVDCMEISGTVCPVVSCVPHSHSQEVSIQCRLPPAGYVILPSTYQPGCSAEYTLTITQKIPRKAISCQEHLGQAVQEIECHSSRLHSIHCLKIRCKISKNCYFPCLCDGAVVF, encoded by the exons ATTTGGTTACCATGGAGATGACCACTGAGAAGGATGGGCTCTTTGAGGATCCAAACTTCACAGCTGATGACTCCGCCCTCTTTTCGGACTACACCACGCCTCTTTCCAGGCTTACAGGAAAAGTTACCTGGCTCCGACCTGAG CAAATCTGTAAGAGTCCATGTCTCCTCCCTGATGACTTGACTGAGGCTTACCCAAAGCAAGGCATTCTGGGGGACTGCTGGCTGTTGTGTGCTTGTAACATGCTGTTGAAGAGCCGCTATTTACTGGACAAG GTGATGCCCCCTGGACAGTGCGTGTGGGGGCAGAGAGGTTACACTGGTCAGTTTCGGTTCCAATTTTGGAGGAATGGTAATTGGACAGAAGTTCGGATAGACGATCGACTACCATGTATCTACAGCAAACCCTGTTTCTCTCGCTGTCATTGCCCCAAAGCTTTCTGGGTTTCATTGTTGGAGAAAGCATATGCAAA GCTACATGGTTCATATGAGCGTTTATGGGCAGGACAGGTGTGTGAAGCAGTGGTGGACCTGAGTGGTGGTGTGGCTGAGCGCTggagtttaaaaaaatctgtgaacACACCTGAAGGAAGGAGTTTGTTCCCTGAGCTCTCAGAGGAAATAAGAAAGCAGAGCTACATTTGTTGCTGTGTACATGACGCCCCTACAG GTACTTCTGAGCAGGGCCAGTTTCATGCTTTGAGTGTAATGGAATGGAAAGATGTGAAAACAAGTGCTGGAGCAATAGTTCAGCTGTTGCAGATACGAAACCCATGGGGCAGGAGGTGCTGGGAAGGAGCCTGGACTGAGAG AGGAACAGGGTGGACTTTACTGGACCCTTCATGCTCTGCAGATCTGTTGGGCCACACAAAGGAGGGGGAATTCTGGATAGATCAGTGTGAATTCCAGCAGAAATTTGATGAGGTCACTGTAGGATATCCAATCAGTGAGGATCATCATCTTCAGAGTATTTACACCG GTTCTATCTTGACTCACACCCAGCAGGTAGGCGGCTCTTGGGTCAAAGGCTACTCAGCTGGAGGTTGCCGTAATAACAGCAGCTATAGCAGCAATCCTAAATTCTGGTTAAAGGTTCGGGAAGGAGGAGAGGTGCTCATTTCACTTCTGCAGCATGGACCATGGAGCTCACAGCAGATTTCCAAGAAAGGGCAATCAGTTGGCAGCACTCATCAGCACCCATACTATCAGGCCATTGCACTGCACATATGGAAG GTGGACAAAAAGCGTTTTAATTTGACCAGGACAGTTAACTCTATACCCTCTGcatcctcacatacacacacatatgagcGTGAGGTAGtggtacacacacatttaagtgCTGGGCTTTACCTGGTTGTGCCCAGCACCTTCCTACAGGGAGCACAGGGGCACTTTCTTCTTCGAGTGCATTCTACCTGCCCCACATATCTCAG tGCAGTAAAGGTGAGTGTGCAGCAGGAGGAGCGTGTAGGAGGTGGAGAATGGGACATGGCAAGTGTAAGCGGCTGCTGGACAGTTGGCTGTACAGCTGGAGGAGGTCGGAACTTTCCATCACATGGGCAGAACCCTCATGTTCCCCTCATAGTGACTTATGACCCTGGTGGGACAAACGTTAAAGTCATGCTACGCCAGCATAGCCCAGAGAACGCTCTTCATGCCATTGGCTTTCATATTTATAAG gttccTGGTGAAGTTGACTGCATGGAGATATCAGGTACAGTGTGCCCTGTGGTGAGTTGCGttcctcactctcactctcaagAAGTCAGTATCCAGTGCAGGCTGCCCCCTGCTGGTTATGTCATTCTGCCCTCCACATACCAGCCAGGCTGCAGTGCAGAATACACCCTCACCATCACACAGAAAATACCAAG GAAAGCAATAAGCTGTCAGGAGCATTTGGGCCAGGCAGTTCAGGAG ATTGAATGTCATTCCTCTCGTTTACATTCCATCCACTGTCTGAAGATTAGATGTAAAATCTCCAAAAATTGCT ACTTCCCATGTCTCTGTGATGGGGCTGTAGTGTTTTGA
- the capn10 gene encoding calpain-10 isoform X3: MDCIPISSHKLEEKRDDLVTMEMTTEKDGLFEDPNFTADDSALFSDYTTPLSRLTGKVTWLRPEQICKSPCLLPDDLTEAYPKQGILGDCWLLCACNMLLKSRYLLDKVMPPGQCVWGQRGYTGQFRFQFWRNGNWTEVRIDDRLPCIYSKPCFSRCHCPKAFWVSLLEKAYAKLHGSYERLWAGQVCEAVVDLSGGVAERWSLKKSVNTPEGRSLFPELSEEIRKQSYICCCVHDAPTDEPLWRPLKGAAERRRRRSQTFISIVCNKHSGTSEQGQFHALSVMEWKDVKTSAGAIVQLLQIRNPWGRRCWEGAWTERGTGWTLLDPSCSADLLGHTKEGEFWIDQCEFQQKFDEVTVGYPISEDHHLQSIYTGSILTHTQQVGGSWVKGYSAGGCRNNSSYSSNPKFWLKVREGGEVLISLLQHGPWSSQQISKKGQSVGSTHQHPYYQAIALHIWKVDKKRFNLTRTVNSIPSASSHTHTYEREVVVHTHLSAGLYLVVPSTFLQGAQGHFLLRVHSTCPTYLSAVKVSVQQEERVGGGEWDMASVSGCWTVGCTAGGGRNFPSHGQNPHVPLIVTYDPGGTNVKVMLRQHSPENALHAIGFHIYKVPGEVDCMEISGTVCPVVSCVPHSHSQEVSIQCRLPPAGYVILPSTYQPGCSAEYTLTITQKIPRKAISCQEHLGQAVQETSHVSVMGL; the protein is encoded by the exons ATTTGGTTACCATGGAGATGACCACTGAGAAGGATGGGCTCTTTGAGGATCCAAACTTCACAGCTGATGACTCCGCCCTCTTTTCGGACTACACCACGCCTCTTTCCAGGCTTACAGGAAAAGTTACCTGGCTCCGACCTGAG CAAATCTGTAAGAGTCCATGTCTCCTCCCTGATGACTTGACTGAGGCTTACCCAAAGCAAGGCATTCTGGGGGACTGCTGGCTGTTGTGTGCTTGTAACATGCTGTTGAAGAGCCGCTATTTACTGGACAAG GTGATGCCCCCTGGACAGTGCGTGTGGGGGCAGAGAGGTTACACTGGTCAGTTTCGGTTCCAATTTTGGAGGAATGGTAATTGGACAGAAGTTCGGATAGACGATCGACTACCATGTATCTACAGCAAACCCTGTTTCTCTCGCTGTCATTGCCCCAAAGCTTTCTGGGTTTCATTGTTGGAGAAAGCATATGCAAA GCTACATGGTTCATATGAGCGTTTATGGGCAGGACAGGTGTGTGAAGCAGTGGTGGACCTGAGTGGTGGTGTGGCTGAGCGCTggagtttaaaaaaatctgtgaacACACCTGAAGGAAGGAGTTTGTTCCCTGAGCTCTCAGAGGAAATAAGAAAGCAGAGCTACATTTGTTGCTGTGTACATGACGCCCCTACAG ATgaaccgctgtggcgacccctaaagggagcagccgaaagaagaaggagaagatctCAAACATTCATTAGTATTGTCTGTAATAAGCATTCAG GTACTTCTGAGCAGGGCCAGTTTCATGCTTTGAGTGTAATGGAATGGAAAGATGTGAAAACAAGTGCTGGAGCAATAGTTCAGCTGTTGCAGATACGAAACCCATGGGGCAGGAGGTGCTGGGAAGGAGCCTGGACTGAGAG AGGAACAGGGTGGACTTTACTGGACCCTTCATGCTCTGCAGATCTGTTGGGCCACACAAAGGAGGGGGAATTCTGGATAGATCAGTGTGAATTCCAGCAGAAATTTGATGAGGTCACTGTAGGATATCCAATCAGTGAGGATCATCATCTTCAGAGTATTTACACCG GTTCTATCTTGACTCACACCCAGCAGGTAGGCGGCTCTTGGGTCAAAGGCTACTCAGCTGGAGGTTGCCGTAATAACAGCAGCTATAGCAGCAATCCTAAATTCTGGTTAAAGGTTCGGGAAGGAGGAGAGGTGCTCATTTCACTTCTGCAGCATGGACCATGGAGCTCACAGCAGATTTCCAAGAAAGGGCAATCAGTTGGCAGCACTCATCAGCACCCATACTATCAGGCCATTGCACTGCACATATGGAAG GTGGACAAAAAGCGTTTTAATTTGACCAGGACAGTTAACTCTATACCCTCTGcatcctcacatacacacacatatgagcGTGAGGTAGtggtacacacacatttaagtgCTGGGCTTTACCTGGTTGTGCCCAGCACCTTCCTACAGGGAGCACAGGGGCACTTTCTTCTTCGAGTGCATTCTACCTGCCCCACATATCTCAG tGCAGTAAAGGTGAGTGTGCAGCAGGAGGAGCGTGTAGGAGGTGGAGAATGGGACATGGCAAGTGTAAGCGGCTGCTGGACAGTTGGCTGTACAGCTGGAGGAGGTCGGAACTTTCCATCACATGGGCAGAACCCTCATGTTCCCCTCATAGTGACTTATGACCCTGGTGGGACAAACGTTAAAGTCATGCTACGCCAGCATAGCCCAGAGAACGCTCTTCATGCCATTGGCTTTCATATTTATAAG gttccTGGTGAAGTTGACTGCATGGAGATATCAGGTACAGTGTGCCCTGTGGTGAGTTGCGttcctcactctcactctcaagAAGTCAGTATCCAGTGCAGGCTGCCCCCTGCTGGTTATGTCATTCTGCCCTCCACATACCAGCCAGGCTGCAGTGCAGAATACACCCTCACCATCACACAGAAAATACCAAG GAAAGCAATAAGCTGTCAGGAGCATTTGGGCCAGGCAGTTCAGGAG ACTTCCCATGTCTCTGTGATGGGGCTGTAG